The genome window CTAGCGAATATGGTGTACGACAGCTTTGCATCAATATTAAAACTGTACCATGGCTGTCTGTAACTTCACTGCTAAGTGGGGCAAATCATTGCCAGAAAGTTCAGAAAGATTCTGTAGATCAATGAACTAAATGATAGAACATAATATTTAACTCATCCTGGAAATGGAAAGGTCATGTAAAGCCAGTTGTAATTAAGTGTTGACAAATCATTTGCCCCTTTAATCAGAAGAGCAACAAAGCTTTCCTTTATTTGAAGCTTTAGCTAAGTAAGGTCGAATATGCCTGAGCATAATTGTTTTATGTTACAgattgaaatttaaaaaaaaatcataacaaaGATCATATATAACAAATAAATGTCCCATGGCTAGAACTGTCTTTTGGTCAAAACTTTCTTCTAAAATGAGTCAAACAGAAAAGTACTCAGTCCCTCGGTATTGAGTTGTATCTGTCTACCAAACCACCTCAAATTATAGACAATATGACACATTTATATCATCCATTGTGGTAAAAGATTGAGATTGCCAATATAATAATGAAAAAAAGAATTACATGCAACATGCCTTAatgaatgataaaataaaaatattcatacATGTTCAATCAATAACTAACAAGACTTACAGGTATGATGCAGATGCTTTACCTTTCTGTTCATGTTAACAGTCAAACTTAAATGAGTGCTGCAGCTTGCTTGTTCAGGATAGGAACATTTAGACCAATCCCACAACTTCACTGATGCATCATTTCCACCTGAAATTAGAAACTTTCCACGCTCCCCGAACAAGGAAAAGGACCTGTACTAGTCAAGAGTTTAATTGTTATAAATTTATAGTGGTGAACATCATCATTACGAATGAGACTTGAAGTACTCACACACAGGATACACCAGCAGTATGCCCTCCCAAACGATAATCCAGTCGTGTGCGCTTTCTTAGAACTTGACCCATTGTCTTTGCAGATTGAGCATCAGCTTTTCTAGATCTTGGTTGAGAACCCTTGGCTATAGATGAGCTTTTTGACTTCGTGTTAGCTAGTTCAACTTCCAAATCAATCACATCAATTACACCATCACCCCTTGCAGCAGCACATACCTTGTTCAGACCCGGTAACATATCTACTTCAGGTACTGCTATCGAATGAACAAATGCAGGATTGAAACATTGTCCTGCATTCCCATTTGTGATATTGCTGTCAGGTTCAGCCATTCCTgcagtgaaaaaaaaaattatgcctTCAGGATATCTGGCATCATAATAGTTGATTAGAAAATGAAATTTAGAAACTTAAAACCCTTGATTTGCAGCAGATATAAGTTCGGAATTTTCAGAAATCATTATATATTCAGCCTATAATAACTCTAAACTTAATAACAATTTGTTTGACATCACCCATGGACTCATAATACCAAAAGTCAATTCTTTTCTTTTACCGTAATCAATGACATTATGTGGCCTCCCTTTTGAGAAATCCCAAATTGCAAGCTTTAAGTCCAGACCACCTGTAATAGCTGCCAAATACATCAAGTCAATTACTGCAAGAAAATAGCTATCATCAGCCTACGCCCtaagctgaaaaaaaaaaaagcatcaatAGGTGTAGGCCACGATTTTCTGAAGGCCTATTCTGGGAAGGTTAACATACAAAATTTGCACAATGAATGGTAAATCATTTGAAGCATTACTAAATTAATTGAAGCACTAAATATACACATGAAATTACTATATTAATTGGAGCAATTCATCAGTAGCATGCACAAGCATGACCATCATTTTAGTTGTAACACAGCAAATAAAGGTTAATAAGAAACTGAATGTTCACACACAGTTATTTACTTCTCTCGTGAATCTTAAAGATGTACTAGGAGCATGGTATGTTCAGAATTTTCAATTTTGACTTAAGATAAGAACTGATATAAGACTAGCTCTTGCCAATGTTCAGACTTCAAACCTTCAATTACAATgcaaacaaaaatcaaatactttGGAAATTTAGTCAATAATTGTTCATGAATAATAATAAGGTTTCATTTTAAGTCGCTGTTGCATGCAAAGAACCAAAAACCTTGTGAAAATACATAGCATGAATTGAGATGATAATGTTGTATATGGCTGCCCCTGAAAAAAGAACAGACTTTTGAGATAGATAATACTGATTAAAAAAATGGAACAACTAGCTCCATGAAATTCATGAGAGACTATAGCAATAAATATGCCTGTTACTGTATCAGAAAATGGAAGTATGCCAGTTACTCTTATGGATTTAGCTGTTCCATCTCTACAAAGACTTTGGAAACAGTAAATACAGATACTGAGATGTCGAAGCAAATTAGAAACAGTAATTTTGCATTTTGACTAATTTTTACTAACTCATTAATACCTGTCCAGGGCTTCCAAGGAACAAATTGTACACAACTGCAAATCTGTTAGAAAGCTAAGGGGAATCACAACTTTGATTGGCATAAGAATTCCAGAAGTATTTTAGATGTCAATCATACAAAAGATTCAGCAATACATCAACAAGGATACACTAGTATGAACCATTCTCAATGTTCTGTACAGGCTTTGCTGGCAACTGTCAATGATCTGAAATAGAGAAAATTATAAAACATGGTAACTTGCAAAGTAGCACATGCTTGATCCCTTTGAatctagaaaacaaaaaaaaaggaaacgcaGCATTAAGTTTCTGCAACTGGGAAAACAAAAACTCATGATGGCACTTGACTAAAACATGATCAAATGGAAAACCAAGAAATCCAAGATTTTAGAAGTGAAAAGAAACAAATACAAGTAGTATAACAATAGCAACTCCTAGCAAGATGACAATGTAGCTATGGTAAATTGGATCATGCCCATGTCTGAAGTCAAATCTAATCATCCTGCAGAATTGTAAAGACACTGCAGTAAATCAAGTTAATTGAAAGATGACATGTTACCTTTTTTGTCAGACTGATGCGGCCATTCAGGCTGGTGTTCAGCTTTGGCAATTAGGAGCTGTGACATTTTTTCTCCAATTTTTGAACAATCTCTAGGAAAATATTCATTATTCTTTCCTATCTTCTATTTAGTCTTGGTACCAATCTATAAGATACTTGAGGCTATCAGGTGCTCAGAAGTCTTTTTTAAACCAAAATTTTAAGAACATAAAAATCGTGCAAATTGAAAGCTGCAACAGCTAAAAGATCCAAAAATGTTCCAGTTTAAGGTTGCAGATTCAGATCTCAAATTTTGAGGTCCCGGGAAAAATTAGATAAATACTCTACAAAGCAAAATGAAGATTCAATTGAAAAAGCAAGAAGCCAGAAAAATCAAAATAGATTGCCAGCATATATCCCAGGGAATTAAGTTAACTATGAGTGTCCCTGTGTTTTCCAGCACAATAACTTTTCTGATTCACCAAAAAATGGACTTTAGGACAAAAGTAATAATGTGCGCAAAGTCCTCCACAACTATTTTGGTATTCAAGTCAAGACCAATGCAAAGTAACATGGCTAAGGATCCACACTTTAAAGCATCCTCTTTTGGTTTTGCTCTCCTCTCTCAATGTCTATCAACCATTTCACACTGCATCTAATAGCCAAGCTTTTGCTTTTTCTGTAAGATTATAATTTGAAGAAGTTAATCCATCAATTTTTTATAAGAAAATTTGATTTCATGTAGCACTCACCGAACTATATTCACATGCACAAGCACCTTTGTTCATAATCTATATTTTAACCTTAAACATTTAGTTCTGATGTGTACGCTCAAGAGCAAGTCATGTCTAGTGCCTTGCTCTGACCATATCTTTCCTCCTCAACCTACTAATACTTCCTAAGCAATTTGGACTGGTAATGCTCCCATTTCAGCCTTAAGATCCCAACTGACAATTCAAATTTAACATATTGCTCCTATTATGTTTTAGTATCTCATCAAGATCATGCAAACACTGGATAATACCTTAGTCATAAATTGTTATTACTGTAAGAAGAACTAAAAGCAATAGTGGTCCACCAGCTAAAAGAGTAACTATTAGAGTCATCCCAACTAAGTTtcctttcttctcttccaatttcTCCAAATCTCCAATTCTGTTATTTCTTCCTTCCCAACAATTTCCAAATTGGTCGATCCTAAATGTTTTAGGCAGTCTAGATACTGCTCCAGTTTATCCCAATCCCGATAGGCCAATTCTCAAAACACAGGAAAGAAAAGATGATGAAGAGGAGATCAGAAACATTCCAATTTCAAGTGGCCATTTCAGCCACTGATGCAAAAAGATACCTACTCTAATAGAACAATTAAATAAACAATATTTAGATGAAAAGTATAGTCATCAGAAAGCAAAACCATGTATATTCTAATTAAATCAGAGATGGAGATATCTATAGCACTTGCAGTTAATAAAAATGAATAGAAGTCGCGATGAAAAAAGATGTTCATAAACAAGCAATTTGATATCTTATAGAGTCTCCTGTAACAATTTAAGTACCTTAACTTCACCACTATCATCTGCAGCGGCAAGGAAATTTGACTTTGTACTGAAAGAAATctgcaagaaaaaaattatacttaAAGATTTCAAGACCAATTACAGCAAAAGAGCATAAACATACCATGAATCTTGAGAGGCCATAGAAAAACATGACTGAACTTATTTACGCACTGAATGTCTAAAAAATAGACCAAACACATATAATTTCAAGAAAATAACCAAAAAATTGAGTGACAATCTgcaaataacttaaaatttccaATAATAAAACGAATCCTATTGTAAAAGGAAGAACACATCTTTTCTTTGAGAAAAGAAGCTTTAATTTAAAAGTTTATTATTCTGAATCCCAAAGTAACGGGTTACAATAAAATTCAATTTCCTGTTGCATAATGTAAATAACTTATGGAATGTCATTTTAGAAAAGTACCTGGTTTATCTCATCCTTGTTGTAGCTGTAGGTTTCCAGTGGCTTCCAAGAAGATGCCTGAGAGATGGAAATTTGAAGTATCATAATGCAAATGCAAGGCAAGTGGTCCGTGTAACATCAGCCTATAGCAACCAACATTAGTTCTAAATCTCCCATCCAGATGGACATTAAAACAATCTTACAATCTTTGGTGTCCTCAGTATGATGATAAATGGTTTCAAAGCCACATAAACCTTGCGTAGATGGTTCGACAGTACCATATCACAATGACCGACAAGCACACTAGTATGAAGAAGCCAAAATGTCATTATCTAGTATACAATAAAAAGAAATAACTGTGTTCAAAAGAGCTGAACATATAGCCAACTGAACTCTGATGGAAAAAGACTTGGAAGACAATGGCTATAGGGAAGAAACAATCATGTTTTATGTACTAAAGTTTTAGTTCTTATGAAGCATCCTATGGTGCAAGGCAAATGAATATGTAGCTGCATGAGCATTCCCAAGACAACACATAATACAGCAATTGAGTCTAAAGCACAAttttgaaaagaagaaaaattagatAATTATGCACAAAAAAATTGGTAATTATGATGTGTCATTATGTAACAAGAAcaatatctcaaaagaaaaggctttATACAACATAACAGGTCGACAAGGAGAGAAAGCAAAGTACACAAGATAGTGCAGGAAGTAATATTACTTTTAAATGTGACCATTAATTAAAAGGATTTCATTATAtgattcataattttaaataaggGTTTCCGTATATGTGTATATTGATTTCTACTCTTCCAAAAGTTTGAACCATACCACTTAGAAAGCTGGAATATCAGGTATATTCATGTAAAGGTAGAATTTATCACAGGTACCCTTCTAAAGGTACCTATAAAAAACATATAGAGCCTGACAGcatgtcaaaattttcaaatatatctcttgaatgggTATTACAATATGCCTAACTTTCATGGGATACGCAATATACTTTAGTTTCAAAAGTCAAAAACACCATCGCGAAGTTGTGCAGGAGAATATATGCAATCTTACCAAACAAAATGACTCACCATCTGGATGTCAAAACACGAGACTTTTGTTCCCGAAGAGGCATACAGAATATCTTCATTTCCTGtaaaaagatatatgatgctaTATGTTAACAAATCTATGTGCTGAAAGCCTTGATCAAATTTTAACCTGTATGTTACCATTGCCCACAAACATGAATCTAATGCATCATAAGCAACCAGTATTCTGGTAACTATGTTTTAAGTCTACCATTGAATTTCTAACCAAACAGGCCTAGCAAAGTACAAATGGATAGCATGAGATATTATCCTCAAGAAGGGGGGACAAAACTGCAAAGGAACTCAGAAGGTTTCTTTCAAGCATTGCTCTCCAACTTTTTGTATGAATATTTCATTTTGAAAGTAGAAGAGCTCATATAATAATAATCCATCCAATTATGCATCAGCCTCAAGGGCCAAGCATTCAATAATTTCAATATCTGATGTTGGCAAAAGTACTTGGAGAAAAAGATACTCAAAGATCATGACCCATGATGCATACGTAGGGAAACCTTGAGTAGAAGAGACAGATGACTGACCTATTTCTTATTGGAAATATGAAGTAAATTGAAAACAGTATAAAGGAAGGCACAACGACTAACCTGTTTTGAAACATAAAGAAGAGACAGATTCCTCCCCCACATCAATGGTAAAGAGAACATCTTTACAACGCAAATCAAACAAGCAAATGCAACCATCCTATTATCAAGAGAAGAAAGAGTAATGTATTGGAACATAAGCTCATTGAACAAATTGGCTTGATTATATTGAGTTAAAGCATTTAAGCCTATGAGCTTGTTTGGTTCAAGAATAAATTTCAAGATAACAAGTTATTCCACACAAAGTAATTCTTCTACAGGTTGAATTGAGAACATTACAGAAATAAATAATACTTGCCTTTTTGCCTCTAAGAGGATAAAAAAACAGAATTAGTGCATCCCTTTTGGTAAACTAGGTTATCCTATTTGTTATGTCATTTGACATGAATAAGAATATTCCTCTTAGTAGTTGGAGTAAATTCTATAAGGTAAGGCTGTTTACAATGGGATAAGTTCTTATGCACCTATTTTACCATCAAAATCGACCACTAAATACATAAACTATCTACGAACCAAGGGAATTCCACCGACACATGTTGGCATGGATGAACGTACGGCTTATGTTGCCATGGATAAACGTACTGCTCTAGACAGGTGCCAACATGGATCGCAACGACCCATGctgaagatgccaaaatgtaTCGACAGATGCGGAAAGAATGGGTGGCCAATTAGGTAAACCAACATGTTTCTTGAATTTCTACCCGTCGTCGGCTAAAGAAGTGCGAACGCAAAACCCTAACAGAGAGCGtacttcgccggaagaagcgatgacGCCGGGCCGGAGGCGGGAGGCGACGCAGCAGGTGGCGGCGGCCTTGTGGCCCTTCAATCGTCTCGGATTCATCTGCTGGGTTCCGCCTATTTCTTGCGTCGATGGATTGATCGAAGCAGCTCGGCTTTCGCCTCCCGAGTGAGGCTCCGCCATTCCGTGGCAATGCTAATTACGACGGCCGCACAACCATGCATATTATACCATGACACCTGAACACGAGTGACATACCGAATTAGGTGGAATAATGATCCATTCTGCGAACCCGAACCCGACCAGACTAACCCGATCGACCCTTTGGGTTGGATCGATTTTGGGAATTCTGGTTGCCTGAGATTGACCCCAAATGGACACTCCATTTGGATTCGTTCATTGTTGGAACTCAATTCGTCCATATATTAATATCAAAAGGAAAACTTTCAATTGTTGGATTGAGATTTACTTATTT of Musa acuminata AAA Group cultivar baxijiao chromosome BXJ1-7, Cavendish_Baxijiao_AAA, whole genome shotgun sequence contains these proteins:
- the LOC135678536 gene encoding uncharacterized protein LOC135678536 codes for the protein MAEPHSGGESRAASINPSTQEIGGTQQMNPRRLKGHKAAATCCVASRLRPGVIASSGEDGCICLFDLRCKDVLFTIDVGEESVSSLCFKTGNEDILYASSGTKVSCFDIQMASSWKPLETYSYNKDEINQISFSTKSNFLAAADDSGEVKIIDSCQQSLYRTLRMVHTSICSCVQFVPWKPWTAITGGLDLKLAIWDFSKGRPHNVIDYGMAEPDSNITNGNAGQCFNPAFVHSIAVPEVDMLPGLNKVCAAARGDGVIDVIDLEVELANTKSKSSSIAKGSQPRSRKADAQSAKTMGQVLRKRTRLDYRLGGHTAGVSCVSFSLFGERGKFLISGGNDASVKLWDWSKCSYPEQASCSTHLSLTVNMNRKVNWLCTTPTDSENLVVCDTSKILKIYTVA